A stretch of Gossypium hirsutum isolate 1008001.06 chromosome A06, Gossypium_hirsutum_v2.1, whole genome shotgun sequence DNA encodes these proteins:
- the LOC107901246 gene encoding dynein light chain LC6, flagellar outer arm → MLEGKAMIKETDMPEKMQTQAMDSASQALDLYDVSDCISIAAHIKKEFDKEYGGGWQCVVGSNFGCFFTHTKGTFVYFALGTLNFLIFKGAAS, encoded by the exons ATGTTGGAAGGCAAAGCTATGATAAAAGAAACTGATATGCCTGAGAAGATGCAAACCCAAGCCATGGATTCTGCTTCTCAGGCACTTGATCTTTATGATGTTTCTGACTGCATCTCTATTGCTGCTCACATCAAGAAG gAATTTGACAAGGAATATGGAGGTGGATGGCAATGTGTGGTGGGTTCAAACTTTGGGTGTTTCTTCACTCATACAAAAGGGACTTTTGTTTATTTTGCTTTGGGGACCCTCAATTTCCTTATATTCAAGGGGGCAgcttcttaa
- the LOC107901243 gene encoding uncharacterized protein, with amino-acid sequence MPQDSLRSIVYRSFVVCDDPKGVVESGMIRRAESGSRKMEHKNEGRKARNRLDVCVASKAGREETVSKGPMEELHSSSSCQLLEVSRGAHKLNQVINSWSGGIWCDRHSKDLAKDLLKGALELQDSLHMLGKLQEASHLARLKKKEKEKSDKVRNDQVIQGMHLSSVEERNYRKAIQNPHLSAGVSSRDCIEELREVIRDSLARQNLLPNINAEEKRCFTSRYPLDSASDIPSTSSSQSSSVQTDNFTSMQSSIWSAAEEKKARGLSLIAKLMGLEEMPPKSWKTNSQKDTENKKIFSQQRPAFEIDTPKVRKPQYALRTEDPEKTLKDVLETMHFKVLLKSNSIKEIKPDSYQSSDFFSGSRLINNTPPIVLIKPRHDWYLQPEEKFAPVLQEEGSSNRETMLKKPKAKEDSPSKLIDSNNRGLNFSKRSRRLETKETPVKRHIQQEGAKDSRENETRPARKEVKTKQSLSTRVKSSGSITQSSLKKVATEKNIDMIPRPMISSRKPFEKEVPKPKNLLRSKVQAKVAPQKSSKPENASNVMKSKVSHQPSATANSNSARKPQTIVRGPVDMKKSSTKKAVSKSAVVKITTEKIECKADQVVLEGNNINLTSETDTILEEKRIDLASIHNTLLEEKRIDLTSNNDTLLEEKRIDPASENDTNFEEYGSATSDQLPREEGAEHTDIQIGERCSESSVFDVTLVTFGDQNSRKSIEEVDDDLITPIGTDCESIMTGTSLKALLLSSPAFINHVEELFDLRENVPTTLQKIGISGFSDADTRLSLDCANEIVRRRSNPDSQMIHPPWFSLVGNAKRHISLDHLLKETCDGVEALRSYSEVAGKNYPADSLYSMLERDINHSEVLSGIWDLGWRKGFSVDDTIQVVDDIERQLLSGLIAEICA; translated from the exons ATGCCTCAAGACAGCCTAAGATCAATTGTTTACAGATCATTTGTTGTGTGTGATGATCCGAAGGGAGTCGTAGAGTCTGGAATGATTAGAAGGGCTGAAAGTGGTTCAAGGAAGATGGAGCATAAGAATGAAGGCCGAAAAGCAAGGAACAGATTGGATGTTTGTGTTGCGAGTAAGGCAGGAAGAGAAGAGACAGTGTCTAAGGGTCCCATGGAAGAACTTCATAGCTCATCTTCCTGTCAGCTCTTGGAGGTTTCAAGAGGAGCTCACAAGCTGAATCAGGTGATCAACTCATGGTCTGGAGGGATTTGGTGCGACCGGCATTCAAAAGATCTAGCAAAGGATCTGTTGAAAGGAGCTCTGGAATTACAGGATTCTTTACACATGCTGGGGAAGTTACAAGAAGCATCTCATTTGGCTaggttgaagaagaaagaaaaggaaaaatctgATAAGGTGAGAAATGATCAAGTGATTCAGGGAATGCATTTGAGTTCAGTTGAAGAGCGAAATTACCGAAAGGCAATCCAGAATCCGCACCTTTCAGCTGGTGTTTCTTCTAGAGATTGCATTGAGGAGCTTAGGGAAGTGATTAGAGATAGCTTAGCTAGGCAAAATCTATTGCCAAACATAAATGCTGAAGAAAAAAGATGCTTCACTTCAAGATATCCGCTGGACTCAGCTTCAGATATCCCATCCACAAGCTCAAGCCAATCTTCATCTGTTCAAACTGACAACTTTACTTCCATGCAGTCATCTATCTGGTCAGCAGCTGAAGAGAAGAAGGCAAGAGGCCTGAGTTTGATTGCAAAGCTTATGGGCCTAGAAGAAATGCCTCCAAAGTCATGGAAGACAAATTCCCAGAAAGATACAGAGAATAAGAAGATTTTCAGTCAACAGCGACCTGCTTTTGAAATTGATACACCGAAAGTGAGAAAGCCTCAATATGCTCTCCGGACAGAAGATCCAGAGAAGACGCTAAAGGATGTCCTTGAAACGATGCATTTTAAAGTGCTTCTCAAAAGCAACTCCATCAAAGAGATTAAGCCTGATTCCTATCAATCAAGTGATTTCTTTTCAGGAAGCAGGTTAATTAACAATACTCCACCTATTGTACTCATAAAACCTCGACATGATTGGTACTTGCAACCAGAAGAGAAGTTTGCACCGGTGCTTCAGGAGGAGGGAAGCTCAAACAGAGAAACTATGCTCAAAAAACCAAAAGCAAAAGAGGATTCACCTTCAAAATTAATTGACTCCAACAATAGAGGTTTGAACTTCAGTAAAAGAAGCAGAAGATTGGAAACAAAAGAAACTCCAGTGAAGAGACATATCCAGCAGGAAGGTGCAAAAGACAGCCGAGAAAATGAGACCAGACCAGCGAGAAAGGAAGTAAAGACTAAGCAAAGCCTTTCTACTAGGGTGAAAAGTTCAGGTTCTATAACTCAGTCATCGCTGAAGAAAGTGGCAACTGAGAAGAACATTGACATGATACCAAGGCCTATGATAAGCAGCAGGAAACCATTTGAGAAGGAGGTTCCTAAACCAAAGAATTTATTGAGGTCTAAAGTTCAAGCCAAGGTTGCCCCTCAGAAGTCCAGTAAGCCTGAAAATGCTTCAAATGTTATGAAAAGTAAAGTTTCCCACCAACCAAGTGCAACTGCAAACTCCAACTCTGCTCGCAAACCACAAACTATAGTTCGTGGCCCTGTTGATATGAAAAAGAGCTCAACAAAAAAAGCAGTGAGCAAGTCTGCCGTGGTTAAAATAACT ACTGAGAAGATAGAATGCAAAGCAGATCAGGTTGTTTTGGAAGGAAACAATATTAATCTTACATCTGAAACTGATACTATTTTGGAAGAGAAGAGGATTGATCTTGCATCCATTCACAATACTCTTTTGGAAGAAAAGAGAATTGATCTTACATCAAATAATGATACTCTTTTGGAAGAAAAGAGGATTGATCCTGCATCTGAAAATGATACTAATTTTGAAGAGTATGGCTCTGCAACTTCAGATCAACTTCCTAGAGAGGAGGGAGCAGAACACACTGATATTCAGATTGGAG AGCGCTGCAGTGAGAGTTCTGTTTTTGATGTTACCCTGGTTACCTTTGGGGATCAGAACAGCAGAAAATCTATTGAAGAAGTTGATGATGACCTCATCACTCCCATCGGAACTGACTGTGAAAGCATCATGACCGGGACCAGTCTAAAGGCATTGCTATTGAGCAGTCCAGCTTTTATCAATCATGTGGAGGAACTTTTCGATCTTCGTGAAAATGTTCCTACAACTTTGCAAAAAATTGGCATCAGTGGTTTCTCAGATGCTGACACACGACTTTCCTTGGACTGTGCTAACGAAATTGTCCGACGAAGAAGCAATCCTGATTCTCAAATGATTCACCCTCCTTGGTTTAGCCTGGTTGGAAATGCCAAAAGGCATATCTCTCTAGATCATTTGTTAAAGGAAACTTGTGATGGGGTCGAAGCTCTGAGAAGCTACAGTGAAGTTGCTGGTAAAAACTACCCTGCTGATAGTCTTTATTCAATGCTGGAAAGAGATATAAACCACAGTGAAGTTTTGAGTGGAATATGGGACTTGGGTTGGAGGAAAGGATTTTCAGTGGATGACACAATACAAGTAGTGGATGACATTGAAAGGCAACTATTAAGTGGATTAATCGCTGAGATTTGTGCGTAA